The following proteins are encoded in a genomic region of Mycobacterium sp. 155:
- the yvcK gene encoding uridine diphosphate-N-acetylglucosamine-binding protein YvcK, whose product MSPPRIVALGGGHGLYATLSAARRLTPHVTAVVTVADDGGSSGRLRSELDVVPPGDLRMALAALASDSPHGRLWATIIQHRFGGGGALAGHPIGNLILAGLNEVLADPVAALDELGRILGVKGRVLPMCPIALRIEADVAGLESDSRMSRVIRGQVAIATTVGQVRRVRLLPGDPPATRQAIDAIMAADLVVLGPGSWFTSVIPHVLVPQLAAALDATTARRALVLNLVAEPGETAGFSVERHIHVLAQHAPGFTVHDIIVDATSVPSQREREQLSRTAKILDARVEFADVCRPGTPLHDPARLAAALESVGLRASTPDGSIVQDPTLPTPTAGPVDVLRQEPAPNRSRGDDPWR is encoded by the coding sequence ATGAGCCCGCCCCGCATCGTCGCCCTGGGCGGTGGACACGGCCTATATGCGACGTTGTCGGCGGCCCGGCGGCTCACACCACACGTGACTGCGGTGGTCACGGTGGCCGACGACGGCGGCTCGTCGGGCCGGCTGCGCTCCGAGCTGGACGTGGTTCCGCCAGGCGATCTTCGAATGGCATTGGCAGCGTTGGCGTCCGACAGTCCGCACGGTCGGCTGTGGGCAACCATCATCCAGCATCGGTTCGGTGGCGGCGGAGCCCTTGCCGGGCACCCCATCGGCAACCTGATACTGGCCGGGCTCAACGAGGTCCTGGCCGATCCGGTGGCCGCCCTCGACGAACTCGGCCGGATTCTCGGGGTCAAGGGCCGGGTGCTGCCGATGTGCCCCATCGCGCTCCGGATCGAAGCCGACGTGGCCGGGCTGGAATCCGATTCTCGGATGAGCCGGGTGATCCGCGGTCAGGTGGCCATCGCGACCACCGTCGGGCAGGTGCGCCGGGTGCGGTTGCTGCCGGGTGACCCGCCCGCCACCCGGCAGGCCATCGACGCGATCATGGCTGCCGACCTGGTGGTGCTCGGCCCGGGGTCGTGGTTCACCAGCGTCATTCCGCATGTGCTGGTGCCTCAGTTGGCGGCGGCACTCGACGCGACGACGGCCCGGCGTGCGTTGGTGCTGAATCTGGTGGCCGAGCCTGGCGAGACGGCGGGCTTCTCGGTGGAGCGGCACATTCACGTACTGGCCCAGCATGCGCCGGGCTTCACGGTGCATGACATCATCGTCGACGCCACCAGCGTGCCGAGTCAGCGTGAGCGTGAGCAGCTCAGCCGAACGGCCAAGATCCTCGACGCCCGCGTTGAGTTTGCTGACGTCTGCCGACCTGGTACACCTTTACATGACCCGGCGAGGTTGGCCGCGGCCCTGGAAAGCGTCGGCCTGCGTGCCAGCACACCTGACGGCAGCATCGTGCAGGATCCGACTCTTCCCACGCCCACCGCCGGGCCGGTCGATGTCCTGCGGCAGGAACCGGCACCGAACAGATCGAGAGGGGACGATCCGTGGCGATGA
- the rapZ gene encoding RNase adapter RapZ, giving the protein MTEQPHRDPLDSTEAVGDSGIDVVLVTGLSGAGRGTAAKVLEDLGWYVADNLPPELIARMVEFGLAAGSRITQLAVVMDARSRGFTGDLDSVRNELATRNITPRVLFLEASDTILVRRYEQNRRSHPLQGNQTLAEGIAAERAMLAPVRAVADLVIDTSTLPVPALRASIERAFGSEAVSDTNVTVESFGYKYGLPMDADTVMDVRFLPNPHWVDELRPHTGQHAAVRDYVLGQPGAREFLETYHRLLDVVIDGYRREGKRYMTVAIGCTGGKHRSVAIAEALAQRLAGGDKLTVRVLHRDLGRE; this is encoded by the coding sequence GTGACAGAACAGCCACATCGGGACCCTCTCGACTCCACCGAGGCGGTCGGCGATTCCGGTATCGACGTGGTCCTGGTCACCGGCTTGTCCGGGGCGGGACGCGGCACCGCGGCCAAGGTGCTCGAGGACCTCGGCTGGTATGTCGCCGACAACCTGCCGCCCGAGCTGATTGCCCGGATGGTCGAGTTCGGCCTTGCAGCGGGGTCGCGGATCACCCAGCTGGCGGTGGTGATGGATGCGCGCTCGCGGGGATTCACCGGCGACCTGGACTCGGTGCGCAACGAGCTTGCCACGCGGAACATCACACCGCGGGTGCTGTTCCTGGAGGCGTCCGACACCATCCTGGTGCGCCGCTACGAGCAGAACCGGCGCAGTCACCCGTTGCAGGGCAATCAGACCCTGGCCGAGGGGATCGCGGCGGAGCGGGCGATGCTGGCCCCGGTCCGCGCGGTGGCCGACCTGGTGATCGACACCTCGACTCTGCCGGTGCCCGCGCTGCGGGCGAGCATCGAGCGGGCGTTCGGCAGCGAGGCGGTGTCCGACACCAACGTGACAGTAGAGTCGTTCGGCTACAAGTACGGGTTGCCGATGGACGCCGACACGGTGATGGATGTGCGGTTCCTGCCCAATCCGCACTGGGTGGACGAGCTGCGCCCGCACACCGGTCAGCATGCGGCGGTGCGGGACTACGTCCTCGGTCAGCCCGGAGCTCGCGAGTTTCTGGAGACCTACCATCGGCTGTTGGACGTCGTGATCGACGGATACCGCAGGGAGGGGAAGCGCTATATGACCGTGGCCATCGGGTGCACCGGCGGCAAACATCGCAGCGTGGCGATTGCCGAAGCCCTGGCGCAGCGGTTGGCGGGCGGCGACAAACTCACCGTGCGGGTGCTGCACCGGGATCTGGGTCGCGAATGA
- the uvrC gene encoding excinuclease ABC subunit UvrC, protein MPDPATYRPAPGSIPVEPGVYRFRDPHGRVIYVGKAKSLRGRLTSYFTDIASLAPRTRQMVMTAGSVEWTVVNTEVEALQLEYNWIKEFDPRFNIRYRDDKSYPVLAVTLNEEYPRLMVYRGPRRKGVRYFGPYSHAWAIRETLDLLTRVFPARTCSAGVFKRHNQIDRPCLLGYIDKCSAPCVGRVTAEEHRQIVLDFCDFLAGRTDRLARDLEQQMVAAAEDLDFERAARLRDNISALKRALERQAVVFGDGTDADVVAFADDDLQAAVQVFHVRGGRVRGQRGWIVEKSGDPEQSGQEQLVEQFLTQFYGDQAELGGAADEATNPVPRQVLVPVLPPNAAQLTVWLSGLRGSRVALRVPVRGDKRALAETVQRNAQEALAQHKLKRAGDFNARSEALQSIQESLGLADAPLRIECIDISHVQGTDVVASLVVFEDGLPRKSDYRHYAIREAAGDGRSDDVASIAEVTRRRFHRHLADTKPDATAAAEQRPRRFAYPPNLFVVDGGAPQVNAAAAVLEELGVHDVAVIGLAKRLEEVWVPSEEGSAPEPIILSRTSEGLYLLQRVRDEAHRFAISYHRSKRSKRMTASALDAVRGLGENRRKALVAHFGSVARLKDATVEEITAVPGIGVATARAVREALRGQDSGAPAAVIQDDQPRGSAMTGADMDNSERQADRA, encoded by the coding sequence GTGCCCGATCCAGCGACGTACCGCCCGGCGCCCGGATCGATCCCAGTTGAACCGGGTGTCTACCGGTTTCGCGATCCCCACGGGCGGGTCATCTATGTCGGTAAGGCCAAGAGCCTGCGCGGCCGGCTGACGTCGTACTTCACCGACATCGCGAGCCTCGCGCCGCGCACCAGGCAGATGGTGATGACCGCGGGCAGCGTCGAGTGGACCGTGGTGAACACCGAAGTCGAGGCGCTGCAGCTCGAGTACAACTGGATCAAGGAGTTCGATCCTCGCTTCAACATCCGCTATCGCGACGACAAGTCCTATCCGGTGCTGGCGGTGACGCTCAACGAGGAGTATCCGCGGTTGATGGTGTACCGCGGGCCGCGCCGCAAGGGTGTGCGCTACTTCGGTCCGTATTCGCATGCGTGGGCCATCCGCGAAACCCTCGACCTGCTCACCCGGGTGTTCCCGGCCCGCACCTGTTCGGCCGGAGTGTTCAAGCGGCACAACCAGATCGACCGTCCGTGCCTGCTCGGCTACATCGACAAGTGCTCGGCCCCGTGTGTGGGCAGGGTCACCGCCGAGGAGCATCGGCAGATCGTCCTGGACTTCTGTGACTTCCTGGCCGGCCGCACCGACCGGCTGGCCCGCGATCTGGAACAGCAGATGGTCGCCGCCGCCGAGGATCTGGATTTCGAGCGGGCGGCGCGCTTGCGGGACAACATCTCTGCGCTCAAACGGGCGCTGGAGCGGCAGGCGGTGGTGTTCGGCGACGGTACCGACGCCGACGTGGTGGCCTTCGCCGACGACGATCTGCAGGCCGCCGTCCAGGTGTTCCACGTCCGTGGCGGCCGGGTGCGGGGTCAGCGCGGCTGGATCGTGGAGAAATCGGGGGACCCGGAGCAGTCCGGGCAGGAGCAGTTGGTCGAGCAGTTTCTCACCCAGTTCTACGGTGATCAGGCCGAACTGGGCGGGGCCGCCGACGAAGCGACCAATCCGGTGCCCCGGCAAGTGCTGGTGCCCGTGTTGCCGCCCAACGCCGCCCAACTGACTGTCTGGCTGTCGGGGTTGCGCGGCTCACGGGTGGCGTTGCGGGTGCCGGTGCGCGGCGACAAACGGGCGTTGGCCGAGACCGTGCAACGCAATGCGCAGGAGGCGCTGGCCCAGCACAAGCTCAAGCGAGCCGGGGATTTCAACGCCAGATCCGAAGCTCTGCAGAGCATTCAGGAATCTCTGGGGTTGGCGGACGCGCCACTGCGGATCGAGTGCATCGACATCAGCCATGTCCAAGGCACGGACGTGGTGGCGTCGCTCGTGGTGTTCGAGGACGGGCTGCCACGCAAGAGTGACTATCGCCACTACGCAATCCGGGAGGCTGCCGGGGATGGACGCTCCGACGACGTCGCTTCCATCGCCGAGGTCACCCGACGGCGTTTCCACCGTCATCTTGCCGACACCAAGCCGGATGCGACGGCGGCGGCCGAGCAACGGCCGCGCCGCTTCGCCTATCCGCCCAACCTGTTCGTCGTCGACGGCGGCGCCCCCCAGGTCAACGCCGCGGCCGCGGTGCTCGAGGAACTCGGCGTCCACGACGTCGCGGTGATCGGGTTGGCCAAGCGGTTGGAGGAGGTGTGGGTGCCCTCGGAAGAAGGATCTGCGCCGGAGCCGATTATTCTTTCGCGCACCAGCGAGGGGCTGTATCTCTTGCAGCGGGTGCGCGACGAGGCGCACCGTTTCGCCATCAGCTACCACCGCAGCAAGCGGTCCAAGCGGATGACGGCGTCGGCCCTCGATGCGGTACGTGGGTTGGGAGAGAATCGGCGCAAGGCACTAGTGGCGCATTTCGGATCGGTGGCGCGGCTGAAAGATGCGACGGTGGAGGAGATCACCGCAGTGCCGGGGATCGGCGTCGCGACGGCACGGGCTGTCCGTGAGGCGCTCAGGGGACAGGATTCCGGCGCACCGGCAGCCGTTATCCAGGATGATCAACCGAGGGGCAGCGCGATGACAGGGGCGGACATGGATAACAGCGAGCGGCAGGCGGATCGCGCGTGA
- a CDS encoding gamma-glutamyltransferase family protein: MLASTRLVIALLTGVVLVLGGCAGDGQRRSTVAAMPCTVASNGTPVPKTPAAPAPTTPANLATAPEVSTGYRRDMTAVHTASYAVATANPLASEAACKVLRNGGTAADALVTAQAVLGLVEPQSSGIGGGGFLLYYDAASGAVRAFDGRETAPAAATENYLRWVSDTDRTEPRPDTRASGRSIGVPGVVRLLDDVHRVFGKKPWRELFDPAVQMADDGFDVSPRMAEAIAEAAPQLRIDPTAAAYLLEPDGAPKPVATRLTNPAYAKTLGAIASGGAHAFYTGDVARAIVAAATDTAGGRTPSLMTEQDLAGYTAKERSPLCTSYRGREICGMPPPSSGGMAVAATLGILEHFPMSAYRPTDVDLNGGHPTVMGVHLISEAERLAYADRDRYVADTDFVPLPGGNPDTLLGGAYLTGRAALISPQHTMGTAQPGDFGAPQATAAPAREHGTSQISIVDRYGNAASLTTTIESSFGSFHMVDGFLLNNQLTDFAADPVSPEGIPVANRVQPGKRPRSSMAPTLVFDETGVQRGPLYAVLGSPGGSVIIQFVAKTVVGIMDWGLDPQQAVSMVDFGADNTPETNVGGEHPAVDTSGPPGAQGDHDPLVAGLRKLGHRVNIADQSSGLSVIMRAQPGWVGGVDPRREGLVMGDAS, encoded by the coding sequence ATGCTGGCGTCCACGCGATTGGTCATCGCCCTGCTCACTGGCGTCGTGTTGGTTCTCGGCGGATGCGCCGGCGACGGTCAGCGCCGTTCCACTGTCGCAGCCATGCCCTGCACCGTGGCCTCCAACGGCACACCGGTACCCAAGACTCCGGCAGCTCCCGCGCCGACCACTCCGGCAAACCTGGCTACCGCTCCTGAAGTCTCCACGGGCTACCGCCGCGACATGACCGCCGTCCACACCGCCAGCTACGCGGTGGCCACCGCGAATCCCCTGGCCAGCGAGGCGGCCTGCAAGGTGCTGCGCAACGGCGGCACCGCCGCGGACGCCCTGGTGACCGCGCAGGCCGTGCTGGGCCTCGTGGAACCGCAGTCGTCCGGCATCGGCGGTGGCGGCTTCCTGCTGTACTACGACGCCGCGTCGGGAGCCGTGCGAGCTTTCGACGGGCGGGAAACGGCGCCCGCCGCAGCCACCGAGAACTACCTGCGCTGGGTGTCCGACACCGACCGCACCGAGCCCCGCCCCGACACCAGGGCCTCGGGCCGCTCGATCGGCGTGCCCGGCGTCGTGCGCCTGCTCGACGACGTCCACCGCGTCTTCGGGAAGAAGCCCTGGCGGGAGCTGTTCGATCCCGCGGTGCAGATGGCCGACGACGGCTTCGACGTCAGTCCGCGGATGGCCGAGGCCATCGCCGAAGCAGCACCCCAGCTGCGCATCGACCCCACCGCCGCGGCATATCTGCTGGAACCGGACGGCGCCCCAAAACCGGTGGCCACCAGGCTGACCAATCCCGCATACGCCAAGACGTTGGGCGCCATCGCATCCGGTGGCGCCCACGCGTTCTACACCGGCGACGTCGCCCGGGCCATCGTGGCTGCAGCGACCGACACTGCGGGCGGCCGCACGCCGAGCCTGATGACCGAACAGGACCTGGCCGGTTACACCGCCAAGGAGCGCTCACCGCTGTGCACGAGCTACCGCGGCCGGGAGATTTGTGGCATGCCGCCGCCGTCGTCGGGCGGAATGGCTGTGGCCGCGACGTTGGGGATCCTCGAGCATTTCCCGATGAGCGCATACCGACCCACCGACGTCGACCTCAACGGCGGACACCCCACCGTCATGGGCGTACATCTGATTTCCGAGGCCGAACGACTGGCGTATGCGGACCGGGACCGCTACGTCGCCGACACCGATTTCGTGCCGCTGCCCGGCGGCAACCCGGACACCCTGCTCGGCGGCGCCTATCTGACGGGACGTGCGGCGCTCATCTCACCCCAGCACACCATGGGTACCGCACAACCCGGTGACTTCGGTGCTCCACAAGCCACCGCGGCACCGGCTCGAGAGCACGGCACCAGCCAGATCAGCATCGTCGACAGGTACGGCAACGCGGCGTCACTGACGACCACGATCGAATCGTCGTTCGGCTCGTTCCACATGGTGGACGGTTTCCTGCTGAACAACCAGCTCACCGACTTCGCCGCAGACCCAGTCAGTCCGGAAGGTATCCCCGTGGCCAACCGGGTGCAGCCGGGGAAGCGGCCGCGCAGCTCCATGGCGCCGACGCTGGTGTTCGACGAGACCGGTGTGCAGCGCGGGCCACTCTACGCGGTGCTGGGCTCCCCGGGCGGCTCGGTGATCATCCAGTTCGTTGCGAAAACCGTTGTCGGCATTATGGATTGGGGCCTAGATCCGCAGCAGGCGGTGTCCATGGTCGATTTCGGTGCCGATAACACTCCCGAGACCAACGTCGGTGGCGAGCATCCCGCCGTGGACACCTCCGGCCCACCGGGTGCTCAGGGCGATCACGATCCCCTGGTGGCCGGGCTACGCAAGCTCGGCCACCGCGTCAACATCGCCGACCAATCAAGCGGGCTCTCGGTGATCATGCGCGCACAACCGGGTTGGGTGGGCGGCGTGGACCCGCGCCGGGAAGGACTCGTGATGGGCGATGCCAGCTGA
- a CDS encoding PH domain-containing protein, which produces MFAYAVAVILVVVHVGVGALLKMGSTGVYFQTADQVAMGLLGVILAGAVLMFTRPRLRVGAQGLAVRNLISYRLIPWADVVDVSFPQGARWARVDLPDDEYIPVMAIQAIDKGRAVEAMDQVRVLTDKYLPAAG; this is translated from the coding sequence ATGTTCGCCTATGCTGTTGCGGTCATTCTCGTCGTGGTGCACGTCGGCGTCGGGGCTCTGCTGAAAATGGGATCCACCGGCGTGTACTTCCAGACGGCCGACCAGGTCGCCATGGGACTGTTGGGTGTCATCCTCGCCGGAGCGGTGTTGATGTTCACGCGGCCGCGACTGCGAGTCGGCGCGCAGGGCCTGGCGGTGCGGAATCTGATCTCCTACCGGCTCATTCCTTGGGCCGACGTTGTCGACGTGTCGTTTCCGCAAGGGGCACGGTGGGCCCGCGTCGACCTGCCCGACGACGAATACATCCCCGTGATGGCGATCCAAGCCATCGACAAGGGCCGGGCTGTCGAAGCCATGGATCAGGTGCGGGTGTTGACCGACAAGTACCTTCCGGCTGCCGGCTGA
- the ribH gene encoding 6,7-dimethyl-8-ribityllumazine synthase: MSGGAGVPDLPQVDASTVSLAIVASTWHTTICDALLDGARKVAAEAGVVDPTVVRVLGAIEIPVVAQALATTHDAVIALGVVIRGQTPHFDYVCDAVTQGLTRVSLDASTPVANGVLTTNDEQQALDRAGLPGSAEDKGAQAAAAALSTALTLRELRALS, encoded by the coding sequence ATGAGCGGGGGCGCGGGCGTTCCCGATCTGCCGCAGGTCGATGCCTCGACGGTGAGTCTGGCCATCGTGGCCAGCACGTGGCACACCACGATCTGTGACGCCCTGCTCGACGGTGCCCGTAAGGTGGCCGCCGAGGCCGGTGTCGTTGATCCGACTGTGGTGCGAGTGCTGGGTGCGATCGAAATCCCTGTGGTGGCACAGGCATTGGCCACGACTCATGACGCCGTCATCGCATTGGGTGTGGTGATCCGTGGTCAGACACCGCATTTCGACTATGTATGTGACGCCGTCACCCAGGGGCTTACCCGGGTGTCGCTCGATGCGTCGACGCCTGTGGCCAACGGTGTACTGACCACAAACGACGAACAGCAGGCACTCGATCGGGCCGGGCTGCCCGGTTCTGCCGAGGACAAGGGTGCGCAGGCCGCCGCTGCGGCGCTGTCCACTGCGCTGACCCTGCGGGAACTGCGCGCGCTGTCGTGA